The Flavobacterium faecale genome has a segment encoding these proteins:
- the carA gene encoding glutamine-hydrolyzing carbamoyl-phosphate synthase small subunit encodes MKYTTRQSAILLLSDGTIFHGKSIGISGTTFGEVCFNTGMTGYQEIFTDPSYCGQIMVATNPHIGNYGVNEKEVESSGIKISGLVCKNFSFNYSREDASESLEDYFIKENLICISDVDTRALVSYIRENGAMNAVISTDGTSVADLKEALSNVPDMKGLELASKVSTKEAYFYGDENAKYKVSALDLGIKTNILRNLAKRDCYVKVFPYDASYSDLASFNPDGFFLSNGPGDPEPLSGAIAVAQEILENNKPLFGICLGHQIIGLANGISTYKMFNGHRGINHPVKNVISGKGEITSQNHGFAVNKEELENHPDLEITHLHLNDGTVAGMRLKNKNCFSVQYHPEASPGPHDSSYLFDQFVENIKKVS; translated from the coding sequence ATGAAATATACAACAAGACAGAGCGCCATACTTTTATTAAGTGATGGTACAATTTTTCACGGAAAATCTATAGGTATTAGTGGAACTACTTTTGGTGAAGTGTGTTTTAATACCGGTATGACAGGTTATCAAGAGATTTTTACTGACCCATCTTATTGTGGTCAGATTATGGTAGCTACTAATCCACATATTGGTAATTATGGTGTAAATGAGAAGGAGGTTGAATCATCTGGGATCAAAATTTCTGGTTTGGTTTGCAAGAATTTCAGTTTTAATTACTCACGTGAAGATGCTTCTGAAAGTTTAGAAGATTATTTTATCAAAGAAAATCTTATCTGTATATCAGATGTAGATACTAGAGCATTAGTTAGCTATATCCGTGAAAATGGAGCTATGAATGCTGTTATAAGTACTGATGGTACATCGGTTGCTGACTTGAAAGAGGCACTTAGTAATGTTCCTGATATGAAAGGTTTGGAGCTTGCTTCTAAGGTTTCTACGAAGGAAGCTTATTTTTATGGTGATGAAAATGCCAAATATAAAGTGTCCGCTTTAGATTTAGGTATCAAAACCAATATCTTGCGTAATTTGGCCAAAAGAGATTGTTATGTTAAAGTATTTCCTTATGATGCTTCGTATAGTGATTTAGCCTCCTTTAATCCTGATGGTTTCTTTTTGTCTAATGGCCCTGGTGATCCAGAACCTTTATCTGGCGCTATTGCTGTAGCTCAGGAAATCCTTGAAAATAATAAACCTTTGTTTGGTATTTGCTTAGGTCACCAGATTATTGGTTTGGCCAATGGTATTTCGACCTATAAAATGTTCAATGGGCATAGAGGTATTAACCATCCTGTTAAAAATGTGATCAGTGGTAAAGGCGAAATTACGTCTCAAAATCATGGATTCGCTGTTAATAAAGAGGAGTTAGAAAATCATCCTGATCTAGAGATCACGCATCTTCATTTGAATGATGGCACTGTTGCAGGTATGCGTTTGAAAAATAAAAATTGTTTTTCTGTTCAATATCATCCTGAAGCTAGTCCGGGACCACATGATTCATCTTACTTGTTTGATCAATTTGTGGAAAACATTAAAAAAGTTAGTTAA
- the eno gene encoding phosphopyruvate hydratase, giving the protein MSIIIKIHARQIFDSRGNPTIEVDVITDSGVLGRAAVPSGASTGEHEAVELRDGGKAYLGKGVLNAVKNVNTLIAEELVGTSVFEQNSIDQMMIDLDGTPNKSKLGANAILGVSLAVAKAAANELGLPLYRYVGGVSANTLPVPMMNIINGGSHSDAPIAFQEFMIFPVKATSFTHAMQMGTEIFHSLKKVLHDRNLSTAVGDEGGFAPTLAGGTEDALDTIKLAVENAGYTFGDEIMIALDCAAAEFYVDGKYDYSKFEGETGKVRTSAEQVDYLAELVAKYPIISIEDGMDENDWDGWKLLTDKIGDKVQLVGDDLFVTNVERLSTGIERGIANSILVKVNQIGTLTETIAAVNMAKNAGYTSVMSHRSGETEDNTIADLAVALNCGQIKTGSASRSDRMAKYNQLIRIEEELGDTAYFPGKNAFKQK; this is encoded by the coding sequence ATGAGCATTATTATTAAAATTCACGCAAGACAAATTTTCGATTCTAGAGGGAATCCTACTATTGAAGTAGATGTAATCACTGATAGTGGTGTTTTAGGTAGAGCGGCAGTTCCATCTGGGGCTTCAACTGGTGAGCACGAAGCTGTAGAGTTACGTGATGGTGGAAAAGCCTATTTAGGTAAAGGGGTTTTGAATGCAGTGAAAAATGTGAATACACTTATTGCTGAAGAATTAGTTGGTACGTCAGTTTTCGAACAAAACTCAATTGATCAAATGATGATTGATTTAGATGGTACGCCAAATAAATCAAAATTGGGAGCAAATGCTATTTTAGGTGTATCTCTTGCAGTTGCTAAAGCAGCAGCTAATGAGTTAGGATTGCCTTTGTATAGATATGTTGGTGGTGTTTCTGCTAATACATTGCCAGTACCGATGATGAATATTATCAATGGAGGTTCTCACTCTGATGCTCCGATTGCTTTTCAAGAATTTATGATTTTTCCTGTAAAGGCAACTTCATTTACTCATGCAATGCAAATGGGTACTGAGATTTTTCATAGTTTGAAAAAAGTACTTCATGATAGAAACTTAAGCACTGCTGTAGGAGATGAAGGTGGTTTTGCACCAACTTTAGCTGGAGGAACAGAAGATGCTTTGGATACTATTAAATTAGCTGTTGAAAATGCTGGTTATACTTTTGGTGACGAAATTATGATAGCTTTGGACTGTGCTGCTGCTGAATTTTATGTAGACGGTAAGTATGATTACTCTAAATTTGAAGGAGAAACTGGAAAAGTAAGAACTTCTGCTGAGCAAGTTGATTATTTAGCTGAATTGGTAGCGAAATATCCAATTATTTCTATCGAAGACGGTATGGATGAAAATGACTGGGATGGTTGGAAATTGTTGACTGATAAAATTGGTGACAAAGTTCAATTGGTTGGAGATGACTTGTTTGTTACTAATGTAGAGCGTTTGTCTACAGGTATCGAAAGAGGAATTGCAAATTCAATCTTGGTAAAAGTGAATCAAATTGGTACTTTGACAGAGACTATTGCAGCTGTAAATATGGCAAAAAATGCGGGTTATACATCTGTAATGTCACACCGTTCAGGTGAAACAGAAGATAATACTATTGCTGACTTAGCAGTAGCATTGAACTGTGGTCAAATTAAGACTGGTTCTGCTTCTCGTTCTGATCGTATGGCTAAATATAATCAATTGATTAGAATAGAGGAAGAATTAGGTGATACTGCCTATTTTCCTGGAAAAAATGCATTCAAACAAAAATAA
- a CDS encoding citrate synthase, which produces MSKTAILEIDGKRYEFPIFKGSENEEAIDIKKLRDLTGLVTLDPGYKNSGSCTSEITFLDGELGILRYRGYGIEDLAENANFLEVSYLLIFGEKPTAEVLEKFENDIRKYTLVNEEMKSILDGFPKTAHPMGILAAMTSALTSFNPKSVDVENEKDMYCAVCKTMGKFLVIATWTFRKNMGYPLNYYDNTKGYVENFMRLMFEIPTEPYKVNKTFIEALDKLFILHADHEQNCSTSTVRMVGSSHAGLFASISAGVSALWGPLHGGANQAVLEMLEEIHNNGGDTEKYLAKAKDKEDPFRLMGFGHRVYKNFDPRAKIIKKAANEVLATLGVEDPILDIARKLEAAALEDEYFKSRNLYPNVDFYSGIIYRALGIPTDMFTVMFAIGRLPGWIAQWKEMRENKEPIGRPRQIYTGATLREF; this is translated from the coding sequence ATGTCAAAAACAGCTATATTAGAAATCGATGGTAAAAGGTATGAGTTTCCTATTTTTAAGGGGAGCGAAAACGAAGAAGCCATTGATATTAAGAAATTACGAGATTTAACGGGTTTGGTTACTCTTGATCCAGGGTATAAAAATTCAGGTTCTTGTACAAGTGAAATCACGTTCCTAGATGGAGAACTTGGTATTTTACGTTACAGAGGTTATGGTATCGAAGATTTGGCTGAAAATGCCAATTTTCTTGAGGTATCTTATCTTTTAATATTTGGAGAAAAGCCTACGGCGGAAGTTCTTGAGAAATTCGAGAATGATATCCGTAAGTATACGCTAGTTAATGAAGAGATGAAGAGTATTTTGGATGGTTTTCCAAAGACTGCTCATCCTATGGGTATATTGGCTGCTATGACAAGCGCATTAACTTCTTTTAATCCTAAATCTGTTGATGTAGAGAATGAAAAAGATATGTATTGTGCAGTTTGTAAAACTATGGGTAAATTCTTGGTTATAGCAACTTGGACTTTTAGAAAAAACATGGGGTATCCTTTGAACTATTATGATAACACAAAAGGATACGTTGAAAACTTCATGAGATTGATGTTTGAGATTCCAACTGAGCCATACAAAGTTAATAAGACCTTTATTGAGGCATTAGATAAATTGTTTATTTTACATGCAGATCATGAGCAAAACTGTTCTACTTCTACAGTAAGAATGGTAGGTTCGTCTCACGCTGGCTTATTTGCTTCTATTTCTGCAGGAGTTTCTGCTTTATGGGGTCCACTTCATGGTGGTGCCAATCAAGCAGTTCTTGAAATGTTAGAAGAGATTCATAACAATGGTGGAGATACTGAAAAATATTTAGCGAAAGCAAAAGATAAAGAGGATCCATTTAGATTGATGGGTTTTGGACATAGAGTATATAAGAATTTTGATCCACGTGCCAAGATCATCAAAAAGGCCGCTAATGAAGTTCTTGCAACTTTAGGTGTTGAAGATCCTATTTTGGATATCGCTAGAAAATTAGAAGCAGCTGCTTTAGAAGATGAATATTTCAAGTCTAGAAATTTATATCCTAATGTAGATTTTTACTCTGGAATCATTTACAGAGCATTAGGGATACCTACTGATATGTTTACTGTTATGTTTGCTATTGGTAGATTACCAGGATGGATTGCTCAATGGAAAGAAATGCGTGAAAACAAAGAACCTATCGGAAGACCGAGACAAATTTATACAGGTGCAACCTTAAGAGAATTTTAA
- a CDS encoding dimethylarginine dimethylaminohydrolase family protein → MIELNVNNETSKLVSVVLGTAHSNGSTPKIEDAYDPKSKEHILAGTYPLEVDMVEEMNAFEKVLVKYDVKVYRPELIENYNQIFTRDIGFVIGDVFVKSNILPDRELELEAIQYVIDTIDPSKVVRPPTEVHIEGGDVMLWGDHVFVGTYKGSDYKAYITARTNVQGVAYLKKMFPNKIVKEFDLMKSKIEARDNALHLDCCFQPVGKDKGIIYKRGFREEADYLYLVDLFGKDNLFHIKRNEMYNMNSNVFSIDENVVVSEKNFSRLNNWLRKKGFIVEEIPYAEIAKQEGLLRCSTLPLIRE, encoded by the coding sequence ATGATAGAATTAAATGTAAATAACGAAACTTCAAAATTAGTATCAGTTGTATTGGGTACTGCCCATAGCAATGGTTCAACTCCAAAGATTGAAGACGCCTATGATCCAAAATCAAAAGAACATATCTTAGCAGGTACCTATCCTCTTGAAGTGGATATGGTGGAGGAAATGAATGCTTTTGAAAAAGTTTTGGTTAAATATGATGTTAAAGTATATAGACCCGAACTTATAGAAAATTATAATCAAATATTTACCAGAGATATTGGTTTTGTAATAGGAGATGTTTTTGTTAAAAGTAATATTTTACCGGACCGTGAGCTTGAGTTAGAAGCGATACAGTATGTTATTGACACTATTGATCCAAGTAAGGTTGTTAGGCCACCTACGGAGGTTCATATTGAGGGTGGTGACGTTATGTTATGGGGTGATCATGTATTTGTAGGTACCTACAAAGGGAGTGATTACAAAGCTTACATTACAGCACGTACCAATGTACAAGGGGTTGCATATTTGAAAAAAATGTTTCCTAATAAAATAGTTAAGGAGTTTGACTTAATGAAGTCTAAAATTGAAGCACGAGATAATGCATTGCATTTAGATTGTTGTTTTCAGCCAGTAGGAAAAGATAAAGGTATTATCTACAAAAGAGGTTTTCGTGAAGAGGCGGATTATTTGTATTTAGTTGATTTGTTTGGGAAAGATAATTTGTTTCATATAAAACGTAATGAAATGTATAATATGAATTCAAATGTGTTCTCTATAGATGAGAACGTTGTTGTTTCTGAAAAGAATTTTAGTAGATTGAATAATTGGCTTAGAAAAAAAGGTTTTATCGTTGAAGAGATTCCTTATGCTGAGATTGCTAAACAAGAAGGTTTGCTTAGATGTTCAACTTTACCATTAATTAGAGAGTAA
- the ctlX gene encoding citrulline utilization hydrolase CtlX yields MKQNTNVILMIRPVAFRLNEQTAVNNYYQVGDVDSLPLTVNAKAQQEFDRLVVKLREVGVTVVVVDDTIEPNTPDSIFPNNWVSFHDNGDVGFYPMFAENRRLERREDILDLLEEQGFKIENIVDYTSAEEDGFYLEGTGSIVLDRANEKAYCALSPRADEELFIEFCEDFDYAPVIFEAYQTVDSERKLIYHTNVMMCVGSTFAVLCADCIDDKQERKMVLESLKKDEKEIILLTEKQLGSFAGNMLEVLGADDKRFLVMSTTAYNSLTAKQIEQIEKHVTILHSDLTTIEVNGGGSARCMMAEVFLEKQ; encoded by the coding sequence ATGAAACAAAATACTAATGTTATATTAATGATACGTCCTGTGGCGTTTCGTTTAAATGAGCAAACAGCCGTAAATAACTATTATCAAGTTGGTGATGTTGATTCATTGCCTTTAACAGTTAATGCCAAAGCTCAGCAAGAATTTGATCGTTTGGTTGTAAAACTAAGAGAAGTAGGAGTGACGGTTGTTGTGGTTGATGATACAATTGAGCCAAATACGCCCGACAGTATTTTTCCTAATAACTGGGTTTCATTTCATGACAATGGAGATGTTGGTTTTTATCCAATGTTTGCTGAGAATAGACGATTAGAAAGACGAGAGGATATATTAGATTTGCTAGAAGAGCAAGGATTTAAGATTGAAAACATTGTTGATTATACATCGGCAGAGGAGGATGGGTTTTATCTTGAAGGGACGGGTAGTATCGTACTTGATAGGGCAAATGAAAAAGCGTACTGCGCACTTTCACCTCGTGCAGATGAAGAGTTATTTATCGAATTTTGTGAGGATTTTGATTATGCTCCAGTAATTTTTGAAGCTTATCAAACCGTGGACTCAGAAAGAAAATTGATATATCATACCAATGTAATGATGTGTGTAGGAAGTACTTTTGCGGTACTTTGTGCAGATTGTATTGATGATAAGCAAGAACGAAAAATGGTTTTGGAAAGTCTTAAAAAAGATGAAAAAGAAATTATTTTATTGACAGAAAAGCAATTGGGTAGTTTTGCCGGAAATATGCTAGAAGTTCTTGGCGCAGACGATAAGCGATTTTTGGTTATGAGTACAACTGCTTATAATTCTTTGACAGCAAAACAAATTGAGCAAATTGAAAAACACGTGACAATTTTACATTCTGACCTTACTACTATCGAAGTGAATGGGGGAGGAAGTGCAAGGTGCATGATGGCTGAAGTCTTTTTGGAGAAACAATAA
- a CDS encoding CoA-binding protein → MKNKKTLVLGASIKAERMANKAIINLVSKGHSVLAIGQNAGEVAGIKIQTKAVPLKNVDTVTLYLNPSRQRDYYNYIVEASPKRVIFNPGSENPELMQLLELNNIKSEVACTLTLLATNQY, encoded by the coding sequence ATGAAAAATAAAAAAACATTAGTTCTTGGTGCTTCTATAAAAGCAGAAAGAATGGCGAATAAAGCAATTATAAATTTAGTTAGTAAAGGTCATTCGGTTTTGGCAATTGGACAGAATGCTGGTGAAGTTGCAGGAATAAAAATTCAAACCAAAGCTGTTCCTTTAAAAAATGTGGATACAGTTACTTTGTATTTAAACCCAAGCAGACAACGTGATTATTACAATTATATAGTTGAAGCAAGTCCAAAACGAGTAATTTTTAATCCAGGGTCAGAGAATCCAGAATTAATGCAATTGTTGGAGTTGAATAATATAAAATCAGAAGTTGCCTGTACTTTAACATTACTTGCTACAAATCAATATTAA
- the recR gene encoding recombination mediator RecR: MEFSSKLIEKAVNEISQLPGIGKRSALRLVLHLLKQPKEQTDFLSQALVAMRTDIKYCKNCHNISDHDVCEICANPKRNHELVCVVEDIRDVMAIEGTGQFRGVYHVLGGKISPIEGVGPSQLKISSLVEKVKSGLVAEVIFALSSTMEGDTTNFYIYKQIADSNIIMSTIARGIAVGDELEYADEVTLGRSILHRIPFEKSIKSN, translated from the coding sequence ATGGAATTTTCGTCTAAATTAATTGAAAAGGCAGTGAATGAAATTTCGCAACTACCAGGAATTGGTAAGCGATCTGCATTGCGCCTGGTTTTGCATTTGTTAAAACAGCCAAAAGAACAAACTGATTTTCTTTCGCAGGCTTTGGTTGCTATGAGAACTGATATCAAATATTGCAAGAACTGCCATAATATATCTGACCATGATGTTTGCGAGATTTGCGCTAATCCAAAAAGGAATCATGAGCTAGTTTGTGTGGTTGAGGACATTAGAGACGTTATGGCAATTGAGGGAACAGGACAATTTCGTGGTGTTTATCACGTTTTGGGAGGTAAAATATCCCCGATCGAAGGTGTTGGTCCTAGTCAGTTGAAAATAAGTTCTTTGGTTGAAAAAGTAAAGTCCGGTTTGGTGGCAGAAGTAATTTTTGCGTTAAGCTCTACTATGGAAGGAGATACGACCAATTTTTATATTTATAAACAAATCGCAGATAGCAATATTATTATGTCGACAATAGCTAGAGGTATTGCGGTAGGAGATGAGTTGGAATATGCTGATGAAGTTACCTTAGGACGAAGTATTTTGCATAGAATCCCCTTCGAAAAGTCAATTAAAAGTAATTAA
- a CDS encoding polysaccharide biosynthesis/export family protein: MNKSVFFLMAAVVLLFSSCISVRDLNYLQNKGDADALSSISMVVSKPYRVQINDVLSLSIKAIDPKLVAIFSTVDGEVGKSPSALYFDGFTVDDHGNIRIPVLGEMNVIGYTTDEIRLRIEKKLLEEYFNKEANLFVTVKLAGFRYTITGEIGSTGTKTLFQDRLTIMEAIANSGDIALTGNRKAVTIMRQSPTGVEMHDLDLTDINVMKSPYYYLQPNDFIFVKPLKQKTWGTGKTGLESISTFVSLISLASTMYLLLTK, translated from the coding sequence ATGAATAAGTCTGTTTTCTTTTTAATGGCAGCGGTTGTGCTTCTTTTTTCCTCTTGTATTTCTGTACGAGACCTTAATTATTTGCAAAATAAAGGAGACGCTGATGCTTTGTCTTCCATTTCTATGGTGGTTTCAAAACCCTATCGAGTACAAATAAATGATGTTTTGAGTTTGAGCATAAAAGCTATAGATCCTAAGTTGGTAGCTATCTTTAGTACAGTTGATGGCGAAGTGGGGAAATCACCCTCGGCTTTGTATTTTGACGGATTTACAGTTGATGACCATGGAAATATTAGAATTCCGGTGTTGGGAGAAATGAATGTTATTGGCTATACAACAGATGAAATACGATTAAGAATCGAAAAAAAATTATTAGAAGAATATTTTAATAAAGAAGCAAACCTTTTTGTTACGGTTAAATTGGCAGGATTTCGATACACGATTACGGGAGAAATTGGAAGTACAGGAACCAAAACTTTGTTTCAGGATCGATTGACTATTATGGAGGCAATTGCAAATTCGGGAGATATCGCCTTAACAGGAAATAGAAAGGCAGTGACCATAATGCGCCAATCACCTACAGGTGTAGAGATGCATGATCTGGATTTGACAGATATTAATGTAATGAAATCACCGTATTACTATTTACAACCAAATGATTTTATATTTGTAAAACCATTAAAGCAAAAAACTTGGGGAACAGGAAAAACAGGTCTGGAATCCATAAGTACTTTTGTGTCTTTAATTTCGTTGGCTAGTACAATGTATTTGCTTTTAACCAAATAA
- a CDS encoding polysaccharide biosynthesis tyrosine autokinase gives MLDIKDFSVFENQVSFDFKGFLIKIASYWKWFLISLIITFTIAYQVNIRKQKIYGMETMISIQEESNPLFTSNTSLTFNWGGVSDQVNTISTIFQSRSHNELVVDKLQFYVDYLIQGKYEFEDAYGIVPFYVAIDKTKGQIANTLISIKFISENEYEIRIPMTAPSVGMITYATNTYGSTAVVVGDFVQRYKVGALVSLPFLNWKLQIKDNPGFYKGNEYFVKFNDFDGSVSRYQGVNVSSNNKGTSILTLSMQGTNKARMVDYLNATVKMLISRQLEEKNKFATNTISFIDSTLVAMESQLKETGNELKSFRKNKNIYDIEAGGGKFSDKILDFDIEKDAIVRKVAYYNSLKAYLKKSVDYSKLPAPSVAGIDDPNIVANISKLIMLSTQRSELAYAVKSDKIFRDFDSQMEAVKNVLFENITTAKAALQFDLISIESKINQAENTIKALPDDEQELVKIKRKYDLSDNIYSTFLQKRSEADIVKAANLSDIHFIDPAKDIGGGLIGPKTSVNYVLALFLGFLIPLVFVFIIFFINDSIQNTEDITSRTKIPLIGVVGMNNELSQLAVYDRPKSALSESFRAIRSSLQFLYKQQKVDGAKTVMLTSSVSGEGKTFCSLNIATVFALSEKKTVIVGLDLRKPKIFSEFGLTNEVGVVNYLINQKGLSDIVNKTEIPYLDVILSGPIPPNPSELILSERMGDLMEELKKEYDYIILDTPPVGLVSDVLELSQYVDVTLYIVRQNFSKKEMITLLNNRINRKELTNVSIVFNGYENKAKYGNAYGYGYGYGYGAYSNGYHEEEKPKNIVQKLAAKWSQINKKQ, from the coding sequence ATGCTAGATATAAAAGATTTTTCAGTTTTTGAAAACCAAGTAAGTTTTGACTTCAAAGGCTTCTTAATTAAGATTGCGAGCTATTGGAAATGGTTTTTGATAAGTTTGATTATCACTTTTACGATAGCTTACCAAGTTAATATTCGAAAGCAAAAAATTTATGGGATGGAGACAATGATTTCTATCCAAGAAGAAAGTAATCCTCTTTTCACTTCAAATACAAGTCTAACCTTTAATTGGGGAGGAGTATCAGACCAAGTAAATACAATCTCAACAATTTTTCAAAGCCGGTCTCATAATGAATTGGTAGTTGATAAGCTGCAGTTTTATGTAGACTATTTGATTCAAGGGAAATATGAGTTTGAAGATGCTTACGGTATAGTTCCTTTTTACGTCGCGATTGACAAAACAAAAGGGCAAATTGCGAACACGCTCATAAGCATTAAATTTATTAGTGAAAATGAATACGAAATTCGTATTCCTATGACCGCGCCAAGCGTAGGTATGATTACGTACGCAACGAATACCTACGGAAGTACTGCTGTAGTTGTAGGTGATTTTGTCCAACGGTATAAAGTGGGAGCGTTAGTTTCTCTTCCTTTTTTAAATTGGAAATTACAGATAAAAGATAATCCTGGTTTTTATAAGGGTAATGAGTATTTTGTAAAATTCAACGATTTTGATGGGTCTGTTTCGAGGTACCAAGGAGTAAATGTTAGTTCAAATAATAAGGGCACTTCTATCCTTACTCTTTCGATGCAAGGAACAAACAAGGCTAGAATGGTAGATTATTTGAACGCTACCGTAAAGATGCTTATTTCTAGACAGTTGGAAGAGAAGAACAAGTTTGCTACCAACACCATTAGTTTCATAGATAGTACATTGGTTGCTATGGAGTCGCAGTTGAAGGAAACGGGTAATGAGTTGAAGTCTTTTCGAAAAAACAAAAATATATATGATATCGAAGCTGGAGGTGGTAAATTTTCAGATAAAATTCTTGATTTCGATATAGAGAAAGATGCAATTGTTCGCAAAGTAGCCTACTATAATTCGCTTAAAGCCTATTTGAAAAAAAGTGTGGATTATTCAAAACTTCCTGCTCCATCTGTTGCTGGAATTGACGACCCTAATATTGTGGCTAATATTTCGAAGCTAATTATGCTTTCTACGCAGCGTTCTGAATTGGCGTATGCTGTTAAAAGTGATAAGATATTCAGAGATTTTGATAGCCAAATGGAGGCAGTAAAGAATGTCTTATTCGAAAATATTACCACAGCAAAAGCCGCTTTGCAGTTTGATTTAATATCAATAGAAAGTAAAATTAATCAAGCAGAAAATACCATCAAAGCATTGCCAGATGATGAACAAGAATTGGTTAAAATTAAAAGAAAATACGATCTTAGCGACAATATTTATAGTACGTTTTTGCAAAAAAGAAGCGAAGCTGATATTGTAAAAGCCGCTAATCTGTCAGATATTCATTTTATTGATCCGGCCAAAGATATAGGTGGCGGATTAATTGGTCCAAAGACTTCGGTTAATTATGTATTGGCACTATTTCTTGGTTTTTTGATTCCGCTGGTTTTTGTATTTATTATCTTTTTTATCAATGATTCTATCCAGAATACTGAGGATATTACAAGTAGAACGAAAATCCCGTTAATTGGAGTAGTCGGAATGAATAATGAATTGTCACAATTGGCCGTATATGATCGACCAAAGTCGGCATTGTCGGAATCTTTTCGAGCCATTCGATCTTCATTGCAGTTTTTATACAAGCAACAAAAAGTAGATGGAGCGAAAACCGTCATGCTAACCTCCTCTGTAAGCGGAGAAGGAAAGACATTTTGCTCGCTAAACATCGCTACTGTTTTTGCTTTGAGCGAAAAGAAAACCGTGATTGTTGGTTTAGATTTAAGGAAACCAAAAATATTTAGTGAGTTTGGTTTGACTAATGAAGTTGGAGTGGTGAATTACTTAATCAATCAAAAAGGATTAAGTGACATTGTGAACAAAACTGAAATTCCATATTTGGATGTTATTCTCTCCGGACCAATCCCTCCAAACCCTTCAGAATTAATTTTGTCTGAACGAATGGGTGATTTGATGGAAGAACTAAAAAAGGAATATGATTACATTATTTTAGATACACCTCCAGTTGGATTGGTGTCAGATGTGTTAGAATTGTCTCAATATGTTGATGTAACTTTGTATATTGTAAGACAAAATTTTTCTAAGAAGGAGATGATTACCTTGTTGAACAATAGAATCAACAGAAAAGAGTTGACCAATGTTAGTATTGTTTTTAATGGTTATGAGAACAAAGCAAAATACGGAAATGCATATGGGTACGGCTACGGCTACGGTTACGGAGCTTATTCAAATGGGTATCATGAAGAAGAGAAACCAAAAAATATAGTTCAAAAATTAGCCGCTAAGTGGTCTCAAATAAATAAAAAACAATAA